The Halovivax ruber XH-70 genome includes the window GGTTGGTGCCGCGCCGCCACAGGTCGCTGCCGAGCTGGCCGACGAGATCGACGTCGACGAGTTGCGCTACGTCGACCGCGTCGAGACCCAGGGACCCTACGTGAACTTCCTGCCGAGTCCCACCTACTACGCCGAGACGGTCGAGGCAGCGACGGCCGACGACTACGGACACCGGCCGGATCGTGACGAGTCGGTGGTCGTCGAGCACACGAGCGCCAACCCGACGGGACCGGTCCACGTCGGCCGCGCCCGCAACCCGATCATCGGCGACGCCGTCGCGACGCTGCTTTCCTACGCCGGCTACGACGTCGACCGCCACTACTACGTCAACGACGCCGGGCGCCAGATGGCCGTCTTCACGTGGGCCTACGAGACCTTCGACGAGGCCGAACTCGACCGAGAACCCGACCGCAACCGCATCGAGTACGACCTGGTTCGCTACTACCGCGAGGGCAACGCGTTCCTCGAAAACGGCCCTGACGACGAGGTCGCGGCGGCAGAAGCCGAGATTGAATCGATCATGCAGGGGCTCGAGGCGGGCGACGAAGCGACTTACGAGCGCGTGAGCGAGGTTGTCGATCAGGTGCTCTCGGGCATGCAGGAGTGCCTCGCTCGCTTGCCGGCCGAGTTCGACGAGTTCGTCAAAGAGACGCGCTTCATGCGCGACGGATCGACCGACGACATCGTCGCCCGACTACAGGACAGTGAGGTCGCCGAGCGTGAAGAGGATGCCTGGCAGCTCGATCTCGAGGCGTGGGGGATCGATAAGTCGTTCGTCTTCCTGCGCTCGGACGGCACGTCGCTGTACACGACGCGCGACCTGGCCCACCACGAGTGGAAGTTCGAACGTTTCGATCGCGCCGTAACGGTCCTAGGCGAGGATCAGGAGCTACACGCGCGACAGCTCGCGGCCGCCCTCGAGGTGCTCGGCAACGACACCCATCAACTCACCTCGATGTTCTACGGGTGGGTCAACCTCCCCGGTGGCGAGGGGATGAGCACCCGTGAGGGGACCGGTATCGACCTGGACGACCTCTTAGACGAGGCCATCGACCGTGCTCGCGAGGAGGTCGAAGACCGCCTCGACGACCGCATCCGCGACGACGACCTCACCGAGGACGACATCGATCGCATCGCCCGACAGGTCGGCATCGGCGCCGTTCGCTACGACATCGTCGCCAAGCAGCCGACCAAGGCCATCACCTTCGAGTGGGACCGCGCGCTCGACTTCGAGGCCCAGTCGGCGCCGTACGTGCAGTACGTCCACGCTCGCTGCTGTGGCATCCTCGAAGAGGCTGGCCTGGACCCCGGAAACGCACAGGACGGACTCGCGACGACGATCGACACGGACGCACTCGCGACCGACGCCGAACGCGACCTGATCGAGACCATCGGCCGCTTCCCGTGGGAGATCGAGGAGGCTGCCGACGACCTCGAACCCCACCGCATCGCGACGTACACGCGCGAGTTCGCCGAGACGTTCAACGCGTTTTACCGGGAGTGTCCGGTCCTCGCCGACGACGTCGACACAGACACCCGGGACGCCCGCCTCGCGCTCGTCGCCGCCTCGAAGCACACGATGGCGAACGCGCTGGACGTCCTCGGCGTCGCCCCACCGCGGTCGATGTGAGCGAGACGACCATCTCACACCGAGGGTCGCAGCCGCTCAGATCGGGAGCACAACACGACGATCGGTGACCCGCGCTACCGGCTACCCTCGCTCCAGCCCAGCTGGCGATACAATCAGACCGGTCGATCAGTTCCCGTCCGTAAGCGTCGCGACGGTCGGCTGACGATCGTCCGGGGCGAGTTCGGCAATCCGGTCGAGCGCGTCGAACCCATCGCTTCGAACCACGTCACCCGACCGGCTGTCCCACTCCAGGACGCCGTGGTCGACGAGCCGCGGGATGTGGTTGTGGACGAGTTCGATCTGCGTCCGTTCGGCGGTCGCCGACGAGCCAGCCGCCGACGGCGCCGTTCCGTCGCGATCGACGAGTTCGACCGCGAGTTCGTCGATCGGCCAGACCGCCCGGTCACGGAACAGTTCGAGCACCGACCGCCGGAGGGGGTCCGAGAGAAGTTCACAGGCCTCGGTTGTGTCGATGGGGGTAGCCATATCAAATTGCTCCGGCTGAAAACGTATGACAATTTCCCCAAACTGTTTAGGTTCTCTGGAGTCGGGCGGAGACGGGCTCAGGCGTCAGGTTCGGCGTCGGTGATCGCACTCGAGACCTCGTCGTGGGACGCAGCGTCGTCAGGGTCGGCTGTCGATGAATCATCCGCCGCAGCCTCGTCCCCCGACGGCCCGGCAGTCTCGACGCCGGTCAACGTCGTGGCGAGTTCGCGGTACGCGACCGCCGCGTCGCTCTCGGGGGCGTGGACGACGAGCGGTGTCCCCGCGTAGACGCTCGCTCTCACCGCCCTGTCTTCCGGAATCGCCCCGAGTTCCGCGACACCCAGTTTCTCGGCGATGGTTTCTGGGGGGACGTCACCGGACGGATGGGTCCGCGTGACGAGGAGGCCGGCGACCTCACCGTCGACTCGATCGACGAGTTCGATCGTCCGCGAGACGTCCTGCACCGCGGCGGGTTCCGGCG containing:
- a CDS encoding DUF7344 domain-containing protein, whose protein sequence is MATPIDTTEACELLSDPLRRSVLELFRDRAVWPIDELAVELVDRDGTAPSAAGSSATAERTQIELVHNHIPRLVDHGVLEWDSRSGDVVRSDGFDALDRIAELAPDDRQPTVATLTDGN
- the argS gene encoding arginine--tRNA ligase; protein product: MFPALRDEVASALDAALSARELPTDDLGIEEPPDDVDSVLASSVAFRLAGEVGAAPPQVAAELADEIDVDELRYVDRVETQGPYVNFLPSPTYYAETVEAATADDYGHRPDRDESVVVEHTSANPTGPVHVGRARNPIIGDAVATLLSYAGYDVDRHYYVNDAGRQMAVFTWAYETFDEAELDREPDRNRIEYDLVRYYREGNAFLENGPDDEVAAAEAEIESIMQGLEAGDEATYERVSEVVDQVLSGMQECLARLPAEFDEFVKETRFMRDGSTDDIVARLQDSEVAEREEDAWQLDLEAWGIDKSFVFLRSDGTSLYTTRDLAHHEWKFERFDRAVTVLGEDQELHARQLAAALEVLGNDTHQLTSMFYGWVNLPGGEGMSTREGTGIDLDDLLDEAIDRAREEVEDRLDDRIRDDDLTEDDIDRIARQVGIGAVRYDIVAKQPTKAITFEWDRALDFEAQSAPYVQYVHARCCGILEEAGLDPGNAQDGLATTIDTDALATDAERDLIETIGRFPWEIEEAADDLEPHRIATYTREFAETFNAFYRECPVLADDVDTDTRDARLALVAASKHTMANALDVLGVAPPRSM